The Candidatus Atribacteria bacterium ADurb.Bin276 sequence AGGAAACTCCCAAGGCTATGATGAAGCGAGTAGCGAGGGCGGTGGCTGAAGCCGATCGTTTATATGGACAGGATGTTAGTGAAAGTTACGAAAAATTTTACCATCTGCTCACCTCCCTAGAGTTTTTACCGAATTCACCAACCTTGATGAATGCAGGAACCCCGCTGGGACAGCTTTCAGCTTGTTTTGTTCTTCCGGTTGAAGATTCAATTGAAGGCATTTTTAATACCCTGAGAGATATGGCTATCATTCATAAATCAGGAGGAGGTACTGGTTTTAATTTTTCTCAGCTTCGCCCCAAGGGAGATCGGGTTTCATCAACTGGCGGCAGAGCTTCGGGACCGGTTTCGTTTATGCGGATATTTGATACAGCTACCGATGTTGTGAAGCAAGGGGGTCGGAGGCGTGGAGCCAATATGGGAATTCTTCGCTTCAACCATCCGGATGTCCGTGAGTTTATTAGAGCCAAGAATCAAGCAGGTTTTCTTGAAAACTTTAATCTATCGGTAGCCATTTCTGATGAAGAAATGGAAAGGGTACACCAGGGTGAAAAAATAGACTTGATTGACCCGCATTTAAGAAAAGCGGTATCAACGATTAACGCTCGAGAGCTATTTGATCTGATTGTTGAAAGTGCTTGGAAATCGGGAGAACCAGGTATAGTTTTTTTAGATGAAATCAATCGAAATAACCCCACTCCTTCTTTGGGGTCACTCGAAGCAACCAATCCTTGCGGAGAAGTTCCATTACTCCCCTATGAGTCTTGTAATTTAGGTTCCATAAATCTTTCCAAAATGAGTGCTGATGGAAAGATTGATTATCAAAAACTGCAAAGAGTTGTTTTTGATGCCGTCCATTTTTTAGATAATATCATTGATATCAACCGTTATCCCTTACCAATGGTTGAAAAAATAGTAAAAGCCAATCGAAAAATCGGTTTGGGGGTTATGGGATTTGCCGATTTGCTATGCAAGCTTGGCATTTCTTACCATTCAGAACAAGCTCTTCAAATCGCTGAGCAGCTCATAACTTTTATTACTTCTGAAGCGAAGATGGCTTCGAAAAAATTAGCAGAAAAAAGAGGTGTTTTTCCCAATTACCCAAAGAGCATCCCTGCTACCAAGAATTTACCTCTTCGAAATGCAACTTTGATTTCGATTGCTCCTACCGGAACAATTAGTCTGATTGCCGGATGTTCCAGTGGTATAGAACCGTATTTTGCCCTTATTTATCGACGTTATGTTTTAGAAAATACCGAGTTGATTGAAATTAATCCCTTACTGGAAGAAAAGCTAAAGGCCTTAAAAATTGAAGAGAAAATTCGAAAATCAATCTGGGAAAAAGGTTCTCTAAAAGATATTGATGGAATACCTGAACATCTTCATTCGCTTTTTCTTACTGCTCTTGAAATCCCTCCAACTTTTCAAGTTCAAATCCAGGCAGTATTTCAAAAACAAGTTGATAATGCAGTGTCTAAAACCATCAACCTTCCAACCGATGCCACCCTCGAAGATGTTGGTCAGGCCTATTTTTTGGCTCATCAACTCGGTTGCAAAGGAATAACAGTCTATCGTTATCAAAGTCGAGAAAGTCAAGTTTTATATTTAGGCTCCGGAGCAAAAGAATGTGAAAACTGTTAATTATGAATGGATGTAAATTTAATTAAGTAGTTTCATCCTTTCGGTTAAAAATGATAATTCCAATCAAAAGGCTTCCCAGAAAGTAAAATCCAACAATAATATAGGAAAAAATTAAAGAATTCCATTCGATAGTCTGATTCATTAAGTTTTGCCAGGAAAGTAAATGACGAGTTATCAGGAAAGGAGAAATAGGTTTAAAGACTTCAAGGTTTTGAACAACTGTTGAGGCTGCGGTAAAAATTAAGGTGAAAATTGGGCTGGCCAAAGAATGGCTCATAAAGGAAGAAAGACATAGAGCAATGGAAGCATAGGTGAGAATATAGAATGAAACGGTCAGGCCAGCTAAGATAAGCCTTAATATTGCTTCTTGGGCACTTAAGGTAAAAAAGCCAGCGCTCATGTTATTTAGTTCAACCGGTAGAACCACTGAACCACCTCCAAAAAGAAAGAAGCCCAAGAGACTGGTAATCAATAAAGTGGAAAAAACAATAAAAAGTGAGTAGAGGATAATTAAACTTAATTTTCCTAAATAAATGCGAACGCGGGGAACTGGTCGGGTTAGAATCATTCGGAGAGTCCCTTTAATCCGTTCACCGGCAATACTTTCACCAGCAATTAAAACCGCAACTACTGGTCCTACGACTGCTAAAGGATAGAGAGTTAAACCGGGGATGTAGAGACCACTTAATCGAAAACCAAGTTGTTTTAGAGGGAGAAGAGAAGGATTGTACCAAACGTTAATTCCAATCAGTATTCCCAATCCCCATAAGACGATTAGACCCCCATAAGTTCGATAATTTGCCCTGATTTTTTGTATTTCAGAACCAAGAATATTCATTGATCATCTCCTTCGATAGTTGCCAGAAAGGCTTCTTCCAAACTGAGTTGGTGACGGAATATTTCATAAATTAAAATGTTTCTTTTTGTGAGTTCTTGAATTATTTCAGGTATTTGATTACCTTCAAAATGGACCAGAATATATTTTTCCTGAGTTCGGTAGGGAATATTCTTTTCTTTTAAAAAACTGAGCAAAGCCTCAACCGGAGTTGCTTGAATGCTGAATAAAGAGTCAAATAAAAAGTCTTTTACATCAACGGTTTTTATTATTTTTCCCTTATTAATTATGGAAATACGATTACAAATTTTCTGAACTTCACTGAGGAGATGGGAAGAAAAGAATACAGTGAGTCCATGTTCTTGGTTGAGTTGGAGTATCAAATTTCGAATACTTTTCACACCCTGAGGATCGAGTCCAGAAGTCGGTTCGTCTAAAATGATGATCTTTGGTCGGGGAAGTAATGCTTGAGCAATTGATAATCTTCTCTTCTGACCATTGGAATAGAATCCTACTGGTTTGTTGATAATGGTTTCTATCCCAACCATGGATGAAACCGATTCAATTTCTGAATTGCTTACCCGAAAGTTGGAAAGCGAAGCAAGTAAGTGTAAATTTTCCCTTCCACTTAAATTATCATAAAATGATGGGATATCGATAACCCCACCCATCACTTGTTTAGCCTGATTTAAATGGGCTGGACAGAGATAGTTAAAAACTTGAAAAGTACCCCGAGAAGGGCGTACCAAACCGAATAAAATACGTATAGTGGTGGTTTTCCCAGAGCCGTTATTTCCCAGGAAACCAAAGACATCACCTTGATTGACCTCGAGAATAATATCCTTGAGGACTGTATTTTCACCATAGCTTTTGGTAATATGATTAAACTTAAGAGCTGGATATCCGAATGGAGTTCACTCCTTTCTTATCACAGAGTATTATATTCAAAAAAGGGGTTGAGAAGAAGGGTGTATTTGACGTGGGAGAGATATAAAAATTTTATTGTTGACATGGATGGAGTTATTTATCGGGGGAAATATCCTCTTCCAGGAAGTGATGATTTTTTTCGCTTTCTTCGGGAACGAAAATCAAAAATTGCCTTTTTTTCGAATAACTCCACCATAACCAAAGATCAATATGTCGATAAACTAAAAAAAATGGATATTTATGCAATCAAGGATGAGATTATTAGCTCCAGCTCGATAACTGCCTACTACGTTGCAAAAGAAAATCCTCAATCCAAAGTGTTTTGTATTGGAGAGGAAGGAATCCGCGATGAATTAAAGAAAAATGGTATAAAAATTATTGATGATTCCTCCCGTGAGAAGGTTGATCTGGTTATAGTGGGGATGGATCGGCATTTTAATTTTGATAAACTGACCAAAGCGATGAGGCATGTTTTAAATGGTGCTCAGTTATATGGTACCAATCCTGATTTGACCTATCCAATGGAAGATGGATTAATACCTGGTTGCGGAGCAATTTTAGCCAGCATTGAAGCCTGTACAGATACCAAAGCCAAAGTATTTGGAAAACCACGACCAGAATCAATCCAATTTCTGTTGGAAATGACCGGTTTTTCTATTGGAGATACGATTTTAATTGGTGATCGTTTGGATACCGATATCGTTTTAGCTAAGCAACAGAATATTTTTTCAATTTTGGTTTTAACCGGAGTTCACCAGGGAGAAGATGTAAAGAAAACCGGCATCATTCCTGATATGATTGTTGAAAACCTCATTGAGTTAAAAAAGATTATGTTGATGAAAGGCGAAGCTTAAGGTGTTGTTTGAAACTGGAATGGGGGTAGGTTGATATGGCCGAGATTAAAATTTACGATACAACCTTGCGAGATGGTTCTCAAATGGAGGGAATCAATTTCTCCGTTCAGGATAAAATCCAAATTGCTTTAAAGCTTGATGAATTAGGTATCCATTATATCGAGGGTGGTTGGCCGGGATCAAATCCTAAAGATATCGCTTTTTTTGAAAAAGCTCAAAAAATTTCTTTCCGCAATGCGAAAATATGTTCTTTTGGAAGCACCAGAAAGGCAGAGACCAAACCAGATCAAGATAAAAACCTTCGGCTTCTCCTTGAAGCCGGTTCGCCGGTTATTACGATATTCGGAAAATCATGGACCCTACACGTAAAGCGAGCTCTACGTACCACATTGGATGAAAATCTAAAGATGATTGATGATTCCATCAACTTCTTAAAGTCAGCAGGAAAAACGGTTTTTTTTGATGCCGAGCATTTTTTTGATGGGTATAAACAGGATCGGGATTACGCATTAAAAACCATAGAAGTCGCCTATAATGCCGGAGCTGATGCAATTATTCTTTGTGATACCAATGGTGGAGCGCTACCCTATGAAATAGAGACTATTTTTTCACAGGTTATGTCTCAACTCCCGAAATCTTTTGAAATTGGGATGCATGCTCATAACGACGGTGGAGTTGCTGTAGCCAACAGCTTAGTTGCAATAAGCTGTGGAGCAAACCAAATTCAAGGAACTTTTAATGGGTATGGAGAACGTTGTGGAAACGCCAATCTTTGCAGCATTATTCCCAATATGGTTTTAAAAATGGGGATTTCTTGTTTATCTGAAGAAAAATTAAAAAATTTGGTAGATGTTTCGCGATTCATTGACGAAACCGCAAATATGCGACCTAACCGTTATCAACCCTTCGTCGGTAAGAGTGCCTTTACTC is a genomic window containing:
- the nrdZ gene encoding Ribonucleoside-diphosphate reductase NrdZ translates to MVKDSFSQVKKRDGSIEPFTIKKIIRAIEQALLATGFYQPGKAEGLAHEVIENLSINRERPIPLVEEIQDEVERVLMSHSLLQVAKAYILYREKRREIREAKWKLFGIHDDLKLSFNAIQVLKERYLVKNEEGEVQETPKAMMKRVARAVAEADRLYGQDVSESYEKFYHLLTSLEFLPNSPTLMNAGTPLGQLSACFVLPVEDSIEGIFNTLRDMAIIHKSGGGTGFNFSQLRPKGDRVSSTGGRASGPVSFMRIFDTATDVVKQGGRRRGANMGILRFNHPDVREFIRAKNQAGFLENFNLSVAISDEEMERVHQGEKIDLIDPHLRKAVSTINARELFDLIVESAWKSGEPGIVFLDEINRNNPTPSLGSLEATNPCGEVPLLPYESCNLGSINLSKMSADGKIDYQKLQRVVFDAVHFLDNIIDINRYPLPMVEKIVKANRKIGLGVMGFADLLCKLGISYHSEQALQIAEQLITFITSEAKMASKKLAEKRGVFPNYPKSIPATKNLPLRNATLISIAPTGTISLIAGCSSGIEPYFALIYRRYVLENTELIEINPLLEEKLKALKIEEKIRKSIWEKGSLKDIDGIPEHLHSLFLTALEIPPTFQVQIQAVFQKQVDNAVSKTINLPTDATLEDVGQAYFLAHQLGCKGITVYRYQSRESQVLYLGSGAKECENC
- a CDS encoding ABC-2 family transporter protein; the encoded protein is MNILGSEIQKIRANYRTYGGLIVLWGLGILIGINVWYNPSLLPLKQLGFRLSGLYIPGLTLYPLAVVGPVVAVLIAGESIAGERIKGTLRMILTRPVPRVRIYLGKLSLIILYSLFIVFSTLLITSLLGFFLFGGGSVVLPVELNNMSAGFFTLSAQEAILRLILAGLTVSFYILTYASIALCLSSFMSHSLASPIFTLIFTAASTVVQNLEVFKPISPFLITRHLLSWQNLMNQTIEWNSLIFSYIIVGFYFLGSLLIGIIIFNRKDETT
- the yxlF_2 gene encoding putative ABC transporter ATP-binding protein YxlF yields the protein MVRPSRGTFQVFNYLCPAHLNQAKQVMGGVIDIPSFYDNLSGRENLHLLASLSNFRVSNSEIESVSSMVGIETIINKPVGFYSNGQKRRLSIAQALLPRPKIIILDEPTSGLDPQGVKSIRNLILQLNQEHGLTVFFSSHLLSEVQKICNRISIINKGKIIKTVDVKDFLFDSLFSIQATPVEALLSFLKEKNIPYRTQEKYILVHFEGNQIPEIIQELTKRNILIYEIFRHQLSLEEAFLATIEGDDQ
- the yutF_1 gene encoding putative hydrolase YutF; the encoded protein is MTWERYKNFIVDMDGVIYRGKYPLPGSDDFFRFLRERKSKIAFFSNNSTITKDQYVDKLKKMDIYAIKDEIISSSSITAYYVAKENPQSKVFCIGEEGIRDELKKNGIKIIDDSSREKVDLVIVGMDRHFNFDKLTKAMRHVLNGAQLYGTNPDLTYPMEDGLIPGCGAILASIEACTDTKAKVFGKPRPESIQFLLEMTGFSIGDTILIGDRLDTDIVLAKQQNIFSILVLTGVHQGEDVKKTGIIPDMIVENLIELKKIMLMKGEA
- the leuA_2 gene encoding 2-isopropylmalate synthase gives rise to the protein MAEIKIYDTTLRDGSQMEGINFSVQDKIQIALKLDELGIHYIEGGWPGSNPKDIAFFEKAQKISFRNAKICSFGSTRKAETKPDQDKNLRLLLEAGSPVITIFGKSWTLHVKRALRTTLDENLKMIDDSINFLKSAGKTVFFDAEHFFDGYKQDRDYALKTIEVAYNAGADAIILCDTNGGALPYEIETIFSQVMSQLPKSFEIGMHAHNDGGVAVANSLVAISCGANQIQGTFNGYGERCGNANLCSIIPNMVLKMGISCLSEEKLKNLVDVSRFIDETANMRPNRYQPFVGKSAFTHKGGIHASAIMRDPLTYEHIIPDLVGNQRRILVSEQAGKSNILYRAHQAGVDLQPDDSRVTSLIEKIKESESYGYQYEGADASFEMMLREALGETMNFFTLQGFRVIVEKRGDEGVITEATIKLNVENQMVHTAAEGDGPVHALDNALRKALENLYPQLKRIRLSDYKVRVLNEKDGTAAKIRVLIQTTDGSHTWGTVGVSTDIIEASWEALEDSVKYGLWQKTREEK